A stretch of the Sphingobacterium thalpophilum genome encodes the following:
- a CDS encoding SDR family oxidoreductase, which yields MLKDNALKGKRILITGGGTGLGKAMTNYFLELGASCLITSRKDEVIQHTAEELAAKHQASCLAIAGDVRNYEDVERVVSYGYEQLGGIDVLINNAAGNFISPTERLSHRAFESVIGIVLQGSINYTLALGKRWIQNKEQNKSILNIVTTYAWTGSAYVVPSATAKAGVLAMTRSLAVEWGKKGIRLNAIAPGPFQTSGAMERLLPGELSELLSPAKRIPLGRLGKLEELADLSAYLVSDYSSYINGEVITIDGGEWLKGAGEFNGLDIIPEAQWDDIEKMTRNAKST from the coding sequence ATGCTAAAAGACAATGCATTAAAAGGAAAACGCATATTAATTACCGGCGGAGGTACAGGGCTCGGAAAAGCGATGACCAACTATTTTTTGGAATTGGGAGCTTCCTGTCTGATCACGAGCCGTAAAGACGAAGTCATCCAACACACCGCAGAAGAATTGGCTGCCAAGCATCAGGCCAGCTGTCTGGCCATCGCAGGCGATGTGCGTAACTATGAAGATGTCGAACGCGTCGTATCCTATGGTTATGAGCAGTTGGGCGGCATCGATGTCTTAATTAATAATGCCGCAGGAAATTTTATATCCCCTACCGAACGGTTGAGCCACCGTGCTTTTGAATCCGTAATCGGAATCGTACTCCAGGGGAGCATCAACTATACCCTCGCCCTTGGCAAACGTTGGATCCAAAACAAAGAGCAGAACAAAAGCATACTCAATATAGTGACGACTTATGCATGGACAGGTTCGGCATACGTAGTCCCATCGGCTACGGCCAAAGCTGGAGTGCTCGCCATGACCCGCTCTCTCGCTGTTGAATGGGGCAAGAAAGGGATTCGTTTAAACGCCATTGCGCCAGGCCCATTCCAGACCTCTGGAGCTATGGAACGCCTACTGCCCGGCGAGCTGAGCGAGCTACTATCGCCGGCCAAACGCATTCCACTGGGGCGCTTGGGCAAACTGGAGGAACTCGCAGATCTTTCCGCTTACCTCGTTTCGGATTATTCGAGCTATATCAATGGGGAAGTCATCACAATCGACGGGGGCGAATGGTTAAAAGGTGCCGGGGAATTTAACGGGCTGGATATCATTCCCGAAGCACAATGGGATGATATCGAGAAAATGACCAGAAATGCAAAAAGCACCTAA
- the tsf gene encoding translation elongation factor Ts has translation MSVQISASDVNKLRQQTGAGMMDCKKALVESNGDFEAAVDYLRKKGAKVAASRQDRDSNEGVIIAKATADGKSGIVVEVNCETDFVAKNADFVAFAEKIADLALNSKPASLEELKGLELDGKKIADALIEQTGVIGEKIDVSKYETIAAEKVIAYIHGNYRLGVLVGLSADAAGAEEAGKDVAMQIAAMNPIAIDKDGVDQHTIDREIAIAKEQIIAEGKPAEMAEKIAQGKLNKFFKDTTLLNQEFVKDSSKNIAQFLDSVAKGLTVTAFKRVQLGA, from the coding sequence ATGTCAGTACAAATTTCTGCATCAGATGTAAACAAATTGCGTCAACAAACTGGCGCTGGTATGATGGATTGTAAAAAAGCTTTGGTTGAATCTAACGGCGATTTCGAAGCTGCTGTGGATTACTTGCGCAAAAAAGGTGCAAAAGTAGCTGCTAGCCGTCAAGATCGCGACTCCAACGAAGGTGTTATCATTGCCAAAGCTACTGCTGATGGTAAATCAGGTATCGTAGTGGAAGTAAACTGTGAAACTGACTTCGTCGCTAAAAACGCTGATTTCGTAGCTTTCGCAGAGAAAATCGCAGACCTAGCATTAAATAGCAAACCAGCTTCTCTAGAAGAATTAAAAGGACTGGAACTTGATGGTAAGAAGATCGCTGATGCTCTGATCGAGCAAACTGGTGTAATCGGAGAAAAAATTGACGTTTCTAAATACGAGACAATTGCTGCAGAAAAAGTGATCGCTTATATCCACGGTAACTACCGTCTAGGTGTATTGGTAGGTCTTTCAGCTGATGCAGCTGGTGCTGAAGAAGCTGGTAAAGACGTTGCGATGCAAATCGCTGCAATGAACCCTATTGCTATCGATAAAGACGGGGTTGACCAGCATACTATCGACCGCGAAATTGCCATCGCTAAAGAGCAAATCATTGCTGAAGGTAAACCTGCTGAAATGGCTGAGAAAATCGCTCAAGGTAAATTGAACAAATTCTTCAAAGATACAACTTTGTTGAACCAGGAATTCGTCAAAGATTCTTCTAAAAACATTGCTCAATTCTTGGATTCAGTAGCTAAAGGATTAACAGTAACTGCTTTCAAACGCGTTCAATTAGGTGCGTAA
- a CDS encoding helix-turn-helix domain-containing protein: MMNTSFRAERIKHKQKVNLSEQGFDFALAYISKGALEAKAHGLKFTEQNLLFLSTNSLGLETKKDTVVFILYFSACYFRDLHHVQQNFCLSHTPPEIFRSTTLLNKSLSLKKENRKLVEKVLALIFQQSAHENNRTSTFIFHQIMSLFALIEGILKDLELPVHQSYGLSQEIETYIQHNIYFPDRLQIKQIAGQFQISANYFGAFFKKKYLKSYKCYIDEMRIQLIEERLASPRYTMRQIVDELGFNDESHLTNFYKKKRHMTPSVYRRSRNTG; the protein is encoded by the coding sequence ATGATGAACACCTCCTTCCGCGCCGAAAGAATCAAACACAAGCAAAAAGTAAATCTCAGCGAGCAGGGGTTTGACTTTGCGCTGGCCTATATTTCCAAAGGTGCCCTGGAAGCAAAAGCCCACGGGCTAAAATTCACGGAGCAAAACCTTCTTTTCCTCAGCACTAATTCACTGGGGCTGGAAACCAAAAAAGATACTGTCGTATTCATTTTATACTTCTCTGCATGCTATTTTAGGGATTTACACCACGTACAACAAAATTTCTGCTTATCTCACACACCTCCAGAGATCTTCCGTTCAACGACGTTGTTGAATAAAAGTCTTTCCCTAAAAAAGGAAAATCGAAAATTGGTCGAAAAAGTACTGGCCTTGATCTTCCAGCAATCCGCTCATGAAAATAACAGGACTTCTACGTTTATCTTCCACCAGATCATGTCCTTATTTGCCTTAATAGAAGGTATATTGAAAGATCTCGAGCTTCCAGTTCACCAATCCTATGGGCTATCACAGGAAATCGAGACCTATATACAACATAACATTTACTTTCCGGATCGCTTGCAGATTAAACAAATCGCTGGGCAATTTCAGATCTCCGCGAATTATTTTGGCGCTTTTTTCAAGAAAAAATACCTAAAGAGCTACAAGTGCTATATTGATGAGATGCGGATCCAGCTTATCGAAGAACGGCTGGCATCACCGCGATACACGATGAGGCAGATTGTCGATGAACTGGGTTTCAACGATGAAAGTCACCTAACTAACTTTTATAAGAAAAAAAGGCATATGACTCCCAGTGTTTACAGAAGATCACGAAATACGGGCTAA
- the rpsI gene encoding 30S ribosomal protein S9 — MSTTNTSGRRKTAVARIYLTAGSGNIIINGKDYKEYFPTLPLQYIATQSLNVAGELANFDVKVNVNGGGVKGQAEAVRLAIAKALIELNPEVKPALRAKGLVTRDDRMVERKKPGRRKARRRFQFSKR, encoded by the coding sequence ATGTCAACAACTAACACTTCAGGAAGAAGAAAAACTGCTGTTGCCCGCATTTACTTAACTGCTGGTAGCGGAAACATTATCATAAACGGTAAAGACTACAAAGAGTATTTCCCAACATTACCTTTGCAATACATCGCTACACAATCATTGAATGTAGCTGGTGAATTAGCAAACTTTGATGTAAAAGTAAACGTTAACGGAGGTGGTGTTAAGGGTCAGGCTGAAGCTGTTCGCTTAGCGATCGCAAAAGCGTTGATTGAACTTAACCCAGAAGTTAAACCTGCATTGCGCGCTAAAGGTTTAGTAACACGTGATGACCGTATGGTTGAGCGTAAGAAACCAGGACGTCGTAAAGCTCGTAGAAGATTCCAATTCAGTAAACGTTAA
- a CDS encoding RagB/SusD family nutrient uptake outer membrane protein, translating into MIRGYKFIYNALLCGVGVLGLLSIHSCTKLDEEVFSEVLEKDFKPSERDLPFIVSPVYASFRSLMFGWQGYFDLQEESADHIITPVRPNGWDDGGTYRRMHQHTWNAVQWQPYNTWQQAYSSITKANMVIMQIEEKSLPLPDDVGKAAIAELRAARALAYYLLLDNHGNVPIVTDYRDVALPKQKTRKEVYDFVVKELDEIIPLLSHDVAPMYGRMNVWAAKTLLAKIYLNAEVYTGIAQWNKVITLTDDIIKSNAFRLDNEYKNIFSAVNESSPEIIFAVPYDEVYGHGNQLHMKTLSPLSRLVYSMSAGPWGGNCAVPQFIDTYDPDDQRLYDSWIQGRQYNATTGAEVINYVKQVPGIGGDGTIAADNAGFRIGKYAIKKGATSNLDNDYPMFRYADVLMMKAEALLRIGREDEAALLVSEVRTRSFKSTPEKATVRGSDLLKGSTYNYGWQEKDGTVKGEDGGADIKFGRFLDELGWEFAAEARRRQDIIRFGVFQKKSWFNHRPHENAQSRTLFPIPNDERNKNPNLKQNPGY; encoded by the coding sequence ATGATAAGAGGATATAAATTTATATATAACGCATTGTTGTGTGGTGTGGGAGTGTTGGGACTTTTGTCTATCCATTCGTGTACCAAGTTGGATGAAGAGGTGTTTTCAGAGGTATTGGAGAAAGACTTTAAGCCTTCTGAACGTGATCTTCCGTTTATTGTGTCTCCTGTTTATGCATCTTTCCGGTCGTTGATGTTTGGGTGGCAGGGATATTTTGACCTGCAGGAGGAATCAGCAGACCATATTATTACACCGGTGCGTCCCAATGGCTGGGATGATGGAGGCACATACAGACGTATGCACCAACATACTTGGAATGCTGTCCAATGGCAGCCCTATAATACATGGCAGCAGGCGTATTCGAGCATTACGAAAGCTAATATGGTGATTATGCAGATAGAAGAAAAATCACTTCCTCTGCCTGATGACGTCGGCAAAGCTGCAATAGCCGAGTTGCGGGCCGCTCGAGCTCTAGCTTATTATTTATTGCTGGATAATCATGGCAATGTCCCGATTGTAACGGACTATAGAGATGTTGCATTACCGAAGCAAAAAACAAGGAAAGAGGTATATGATTTTGTTGTGAAAGAACTCGACGAAATTATTCCATTGCTTTCACATGACGTAGCACCAATGTATGGACGGATGAATGTCTGGGCCGCGAAAACATTGCTCGCCAAGATATATCTAAACGCAGAAGTGTATACAGGGATAGCACAATGGAATAAGGTGATAACCCTAACGGATGACATTATCAAGTCAAATGCTTTCCGTCTCGATAATGAATATAAAAACATCTTTTCGGCTGTAAATGAGAGTTCGCCCGAAATCATTTTCGCAGTGCCCTATGACGAAGTTTACGGCCATGGAAATCAATTGCATATGAAGACGCTGTCGCCCTTGAGTCGCCTGGTATATAGTATGTCTGCTGGACCTTGGGGCGGCAACTGTGCAGTACCACAGTTTATTGATACCTATGATCCCGACGATCAACGTCTTTATGACAGCTGGATACAAGGGCGGCAGTACAATGCCACAACTGGAGCGGAGGTAATTAACTATGTTAAACAGGTGCCGGGAATTGGCGGTGATGGTACTATTGCAGCTGATAATGCTGGATTTAGAATTGGGAAATATGCGATAAAAAAAGGTGCCACCAGCAATTTGGATAATGATTATCCGATGTTTCGATATGCGGATGTGCTGATGATGAAAGCCGAGGCTCTGTTGCGAATAGGGAGGGAGGACGAAGCTGCGTTGTTGGTTTCTGAAGTAAGGACGCGTTCTTTTAAATCAACACCAGAGAAGGCTACCGTGCGTGGAAGCGATCTGTTAAAAGGTAGTACTTACAATTACGGATGGCAGGAAAAGGACGGAACTGTCAAAGGCGAAGATGGTGGGGCAGACATTAAATTCGGACGTTTTTTAGATGAACTTGGATGGGAATTTGCGGCCGAAGCACGTAGGCGTCAAGACATTATACGTTTTGGTGTTTTCCAAAAAAAATCATGGTTTAACCATCGTCCACATGAGAATGCACAGTCACGAACACTATTTCCTATTCCAAATGACGAAAGAAATAAAAATCCGAACCTGAAGCAAAATCCCGGCTATTGA
- the rplM gene encoding 50S ribosomal protein L13, with protein MNTLSYKTVSANKNTVNKEWIVVDAEGEILGRLASNIAKVIRGKHKPTFTPHVDCGDNVIVINADKVRLTGNKLGDKVYVRYTGYPGGQRFVSPKELMAKFPERIIEKAVRGMLPKNRLGRQLFKNLYVYAGTEHKHEAQNPKPVKF; from the coding sequence GTGAATACGTTAAGTTACAAAACTGTCTCTGCCAACAAGAACACCGTTAACAAAGAGTGGATCGTTGTTGACGCTGAAGGAGAGATTTTGGGGCGCTTGGCGAGCAACATCGCGAAAGTAATTCGTGGTAAGCACAAGCCAACATTCACCCCACACGTAGACTGTGGAGATAATGTGATCGTTATCAATGCAGACAAAGTTAGATTGACAGGAAACAAATTGGGCGACAAAGTTTACGTTCGTTACACAGGATATCCAGGTGGACAGCGTTTTGTTTCTCCAAAAGAGTTAATGGCTAAATTCCCTGAGCGCATCATCGAAAAAGCTGTGCGTGGTATGCTTCCTAAAAACCGTTTAGGTCGTCAATTATTTAAAAACCTTTACGTTTATGCTGGTACTGAGCACAAACATGAGGCACAAAATCCAAAACCAGTTAAATTTTAA
- a CDS encoding SusC/RagA family TonB-linked outer membrane protein, which translates to MKRVIMLLLLLWGVSLTLPAQESLVLKGRVTAPTGEAIVGATLSLEGKKEKSSSGSDGRFSLSYKKGDVLRVSSLGYAAYQIVLNGQTTLDIRLEASSEALNEVVVVGYGTQKKGEVTSSIASVKSEDFTQGAVKDVGQLIQGKVAGLRISTPSGDPGESTQVSLRGLNSINGSQDPLVIIDGIPGDLSTVAPEDIESVDVLKDGSAAAIYGTRATAGVILVTTRRNRATESRTTIEYNGYTSLQTLFRKPEMMEAADYRRLIADGIPYQDLGSETNWVDEVTRNPLSHSHNISLFGGNSRTNFTGSINYRNWEGVFLKSGQERLNIRTNLNHDMFDGKLKTNVQLISRNSKSNNGGSSPYMWRQAIIRNPTDRIYNENGKWQERDAYFYDNPLGMIYETIDDNIFRETRLSGSVDYRPIKGLSLKMLLSRVQNNDLSGNATSFDHVNTTKNNLNGTASRNTRSSVQNLMELTGNYTATFDHHKVDLLGGYSWQDDTFDQFYAYNFDFPTDEYTYNKLEAGMALQRGLAEMTSYKENRKLIGFFARLSYNYKEKYMVLASIRREGSSTFGANNKWGSFPAVSLGWDIAKEDFVKDITALNQLKLRAGFGVTGTIASASYMSQTSYNFERGQGAYINGRWVPGFVPTRNFNPDLRWERKNEYNVGLDFSLFDNRIYGSFDYYTRQVKDLLYQFNVPSPPYLYPSMMLNAGEMSNRGFEALVNVDAVRKGSFKWKTGVTIATNKNKLVNLSNKQFDVTVPFFEAGYTGEPIQMSTHRVEVGRPVGDFYVWKTVGVDDNGKWLVENQEGKTIPISEATLDDRQYYGNGIPDVNVGWNNNFTYKQIDFSFSFRGAFGHQVLNMSRMYYENPINKAYNALKTAYDPVYGKTLANDLVYVSHYIEDADFMKLDNVTLGYTFKPKAIKGIQKFRVYASGLNLLTITGYKGLDPEATSYRGDFTFAPGIEHRDRYPTTRTFTLGLNVTF; encoded by the coding sequence ATGAAGAGAGTCATTATGCTACTTCTATTGCTATGGGGCGTAAGCCTTACCCTCCCGGCACAGGAGAGTTTGGTTTTGAAAGGTCGTGTGACCGCTCCCACAGGTGAGGCTATTGTGGGCGCTACTTTATCACTGGAGGGGAAAAAAGAAAAGTCTTCATCAGGATCAGATGGCAGGTTCTCCCTTTCGTACAAAAAAGGAGATGTTCTCCGCGTGTCCTCTTTGGGGTATGCAGCCTATCAGATCGTTTTAAATGGACAGACGACACTTGATATCCGTTTAGAGGCATCCTCCGAAGCCTTGAATGAGGTAGTGGTTGTGGGGTATGGTACGCAGAAGAAAGGTGAGGTGACCAGTTCAATTGCAAGTGTAAAATCTGAAGATTTTACACAAGGAGCTGTCAAGGACGTTGGTCAGTTAATTCAAGGTAAGGTTGCAGGGCTGCGGATCAGTACGCCGAGCGGTGATCCCGGTGAATCAACCCAGGTCAGCCTTCGCGGGTTAAACTCCATCAATGGATCGCAAGATCCGTTGGTGATTATTGATGGTATTCCCGGCGATTTGAGTACGGTGGCTCCCGAAGACATTGAATCTGTCGATGTCCTAAAAGATGGTTCGGCCGCAGCGATCTATGGGACGCGGGCGACGGCCGGTGTTATCTTGGTGACCACCAGGCGCAATAGAGCTACTGAAAGCCGTACAACGATAGAATATAACGGATATACCAGTTTGCAGACCTTGTTCAGGAAACCAGAGATGATGGAGGCGGCTGATTATCGTCGGCTTATCGCTGATGGAATACCTTATCAGGATTTGGGCAGCGAAACCAATTGGGTGGATGAAGTGACTCGTAATCCGCTAAGTCACAGTCATAATATCTCCCTGTTTGGTGGAAACTCGCGTACGAATTTTACAGGATCAATCAACTATCGGAACTGGGAGGGAGTGTTCTTAAAAAGCGGCCAGGAGCGCCTGAATATCAGGACCAATCTTAACCATGATATGTTTGACGGTAAGCTGAAGACGAATGTGCAGCTTATCAGCCGTAATAGTAAAAGCAATAATGGGGGATCATCACCATATATGTGGAGACAGGCCATTATCCGGAATCCTACAGACCGCATTTATAACGAGAATGGCAAATGGCAGGAACGCGATGCATACTTTTATGATAATCCGTTGGGCATGATTTACGAGACCATTGACGATAATATATTTCGGGAAACTCGTTTGAGCGGATCGGTGGATTACCGGCCTATTAAGGGGCTAAGCTTAAAAATGTTGTTGTCACGTGTGCAAAATAACGATTTATCCGGAAATGCCACGAGCTTTGATCACGTAAACACGACTAAGAATAACCTAAATGGTACTGCGTCGCGCAACACACGGTCATCGGTCCAGAACCTCATGGAGCTTACGGGCAATTATACGGCTACTTTCGACCATCACAAAGTGGATCTTTTGGGCGGGTATAGCTGGCAGGATGATACTTTTGACCAGTTTTATGCATACAATTTTGATTTTCCGACAGATGAGTACACATATAATAAGCTGGAAGCAGGCATGGCACTTCAGCGGGGGTTGGCTGAAATGACGAGTTATAAAGAAAATCGGAAGCTTATAGGTTTTTTTGCACGCTTGTCCTACAATTACAAAGAAAAGTATATGGTATTGGCCAGTATCCGTAGGGAAGGTTCATCAACTTTCGGTGCGAATAATAAATGGGGAAGTTTTCCTGCAGTCTCCTTGGGCTGGGATATTGCGAAAGAAGATTTCGTGAAGGATATTACGGCCCTCAATCAATTGAAATTAAGAGCAGGATTTGGGGTTACAGGTACTATCGCGTCGGCTTCCTATATGTCTCAGACGAGTTATAACTTTGAGCGGGGACAAGGCGCGTATATCAATGGACGATGGGTACCGGGTTTTGTTCCCACGCGTAACTTCAATCCAGATTTGCGCTGGGAGAGAAAAAATGAATACAATGTAGGGCTGGACTTCAGTCTTTTCGATAATCGTATTTATGGATCGTTTGATTATTATACTCGTCAGGTAAAAGACTTGTTATATCAGTTTAACGTGCCATCACCGCCCTATCTGTACCCGAGTATGATGCTAAATGCCGGCGAGATGAGCAATAGGGGTTTTGAGGCATTGGTGAATGTAGATGCAGTGCGTAAAGGAAGTTTTAAATGGAAGACCGGAGTCACGATAGCTACAAACAAAAATAAGCTGGTCAATCTCTCTAACAAACAATTTGACGTTACTGTTCCTTTTTTTGAGGCCGGATATACTGGTGAACCTATACAGATGTCCACTCACCGGGTAGAAGTAGGACGGCCCGTTGGCGATTTTTATGTCTGGAAAACGGTTGGCGTAGATGACAATGGTAAGTGGCTTGTTGAAAACCAAGAAGGGAAAACTATTCCTATTAGCGAAGCGACCTTAGATGATCGGCAGTATTATGGAAATGGTATACCGGATGTAAATGTCGGCTGGAATAATAATTTTACGTATAAACAGATCGATTTTAGTTTCAGCTTCCGTGGTGCATTCGGTCATCAGGTTCTTAATATGTCACGGATGTATTACGAAAACCCAATAAATAAGGCATACAATGCGCTCAAAACGGCTTATGATCCTGTATACGGCAAGACATTGGCAAATGACCTCGTTTACGTGTCGCATTATATCGAGGATGCAGATTTTATGAAGCTGGACAATGTGACCTTGGGCTATACTTTTAAACCAAAAGCTATAAAAGGGATTCAGAAATTTCGTGTATATGCCTCAGGACTCAATTTATTGACCATCACCGGCTATAAAGGCTTAGATCCGGAAGCTACGAGTTACCGGGGTGACTTTACTTTCGCGCCGGGGATCGAACATAGGGACCGTTACCCTACTACCCGTACATTCACATTGGGTCTAAATGTTACATTTTAA
- the rpsB gene encoding 30S ribosomal protein S2 translates to MARTTYQDLLDAGVHFGHLTRKWDPKMAKYIFMERNGIHIIDLNKTLTKLEEAASAIKQIVKSGRKVLFVATKKQAKEIIAQQAKEVNMPFVTERWLGGMLTNFATVRKSIKKMSNIDKMQKDGTYDVLSKKEKLMIQRERVKLENLLGGIADLNRLPAALFIIDVKKEHIAVSEAMKLNIPTFAMVDTNSDPSNIDFPIPANDDASKSISLIASIIGQAIQEGLDERKRDKEEEAEKDAAAAKAKADNGEASEAKRPRKAKDGE, encoded by the coding sequence ATGGCAAGAACTACTTATCAAGATTTATTGGATGCAGGTGTGCACTTTGGTCACCTTACACGTAAATGGGATCCGAAAATGGCTAAGTACATTTTCATGGAGCGCAACGGTATCCACATCATTGACTTGAACAAAACTCTTACGAAATTAGAGGAAGCTGCTTCAGCTATCAAACAAATCGTAAAATCAGGTCGTAAAGTTTTATTCGTAGCTACGAAAAAACAAGCAAAAGAAATCATCGCACAACAAGCGAAAGAGGTTAACATGCCTTTCGTTACTGAGCGTTGGTTAGGTGGTATGCTTACTAACTTCGCTACAGTTCGTAAGTCTATCAAAAAAATGTCTAACATCGACAAAATGCAAAAAGATGGTACTTATGATGTACTATCTAAAAAAGAGAAGTTGATGATTCAACGTGAGCGTGTTAAATTAGAAAACCTTTTGGGAGGTATTGCTGATCTAAACCGTTTACCAGCTGCTTTATTCATCATCGATGTGAAAAAAGAACACATCGCTGTTTCTGAAGCAATGAAATTGAACATCCCTACTTTTGCGATGGTAGATACAAACTCTGATCCTTCAAACATTGATTTCCCAATCCCTGCAAACGACGACGCTAGCAAATCGATTAGCTTAATCGCAAGCATCATTGGTCAAGCGATCCAAGAAGGTTTGGACGAGCGCAAACGCGATAAAGAAGAAGAAGCTGAAAAAGATGCAGCAGCTGCGAAAGCAAAAGCTGACAATGGTGAAGCTTCAGAAGCTAAACGTCCTCGCAAAGCGAAAGACGGCGAATAA
- a CDS encoding tetratricopeptide repeat protein: MRLNFLAKRVFLSFVIFFVGIVNGLRAQSVEKKGKPYDGRFKNVQEMLKQGKIGPGLDSLDAILADYPQADEIYFTKAILFAQMRNQTAAIEAIKEALDIQAKPEYLSFAVDAFKSKNDADSALIYLDKLIDIDDNNTASLKRERIMLLFNGGYKDAALTYFNSTKEISPASDTLDMVGSVLLNDAGDYKTVIAMLKPWADKGTGLPQVYGQLAQAYNLSKNSKLALEYINKGIQNTQEDFLYFDLADLYRFDKKLKLSFEALKKGFQSKKVDFGDKNRIMMTLLGPKSPYTNAQLLDLANVLVEVHPRIAESHMAKGQVLWLNDDKTAAQSSLAVAVSVNPYQIDAWRMLMSLDMDKGEFDQAIAHGAEALHYVANNPTILYFTSMAYLMKKDTENSRKFMEAALNNAQEETPFLQANIYAGLGDIYNTLKMHKASDAAYMEAIRLDSTNVTAMNNLAYYLSLRKERLDEAAKYAAMATTLQPNNGTFEDTYAWVLFADGKYEDALVWIQKAMKNTNPPSAVLLEHYGDILAKLGKTADAVKHWNLAMEKGPDSDESKQKLKKKIETKSYVE; encoded by the coding sequence ATGAGATTGAATTTTTTAGCTAAGCGAGTTTTTTTAAGTTTTGTTATATTTTTCGTTGGTATAGTAAATGGGCTGCGGGCGCAATCGGTAGAAAAAAAAGGCAAACCTTATGATGGCCGATTCAAAAATGTACAGGAAATGCTGAAACAGGGGAAGATAGGGCCCGGCCTGGATTCCTTGGATGCAATCCTTGCCGACTATCCCCAGGCTGACGAGATCTATTTCACAAAGGCGATACTTTTCGCACAGATGCGCAACCAGACCGCTGCCATTGAAGCCATCAAAGAGGCGCTGGACATCCAGGCAAAACCCGAATACCTGAGCTTCGCCGTAGACGCGTTTAAAAGTAAAAATGACGCGGATAGCGCATTGATCTATTTAGATAAACTTATCGATATTGATGATAACAATACTGCTTCCTTAAAACGGGAGCGGATTATGCTCCTTTTTAATGGAGGTTATAAAGATGCTGCACTAACCTATTTTAATAGCACTAAGGAAATCAGCCCTGCTTCCGATACATTAGATATGGTGGGCAGTGTGCTATTAAATGATGCGGGAGATTACAAGACTGTGATCGCGATGCTAAAACCATGGGCCGACAAAGGAACGGGCCTCCCGCAGGTCTACGGGCAATTGGCACAGGCCTATAACCTCTCCAAGAATTCGAAACTCGCCCTGGAATATATCAATAAAGGAATCCAGAATACACAGGAAGATTTTCTCTATTTTGACTTGGCTGATTTATACCGGTTTGACAAAAAACTCAAACTGTCTTTTGAGGCGCTCAAAAAAGGGTTCCAGTCTAAAAAGGTTGATTTTGGTGACAAAAACAGAATTATGATGACGCTGTTGGGACCAAAAAGCCCGTATACAAATGCTCAGCTCCTGGATCTGGCAAATGTCCTTGTTGAAGTACATCCCCGGATTGCAGAAAGCCACATGGCCAAGGGACAGGTACTTTGGTTGAATGACGACAAGACAGCGGCTCAGAGCTCGCTGGCGGTGGCAGTCAGTGTCAATCCGTATCAGATTGATGCATGGCGCATGCTGATGAGCTTGGATATGGATAAGGGAGAGTTTGATCAGGCTATTGCCCATGGCGCCGAAGCGCTGCATTACGTTGCGAATAATCCAACAATACTCTATTTTACCAGTATGGCCTACTTAATGAAGAAGGATACGGAAAATAGCCGTAAATTTATGGAAGCTGCGCTCAATAATGCGCAGGAGGAAACACCTTTCCTGCAGGCTAACATTTATGCTGGGTTAGGCGATATCTACAATACGCTAAAGATGCATAAGGCATCGGATGCCGCTTATATGGAAGCCATCCGGCTGGATAGCACAAATGTTACGGCGATGAACAATTTAGCCTATTATTTATCGTTAAGAAAGGAACGGCTGGATGAAGCTGCGAAGTATGCGGCGATGGCCACAACGCTGCAGCCCAACAACGGCACTTTTGAAGATACCTACGCATGGGTCCTTTTTGCTGACGGTAAGTATGAGGATGCCTTGGTATGGATCCAAAAAGCAATGAAGAATACCAATCCACCCAGTGCAGTGCTACTGGAGCATTATGGAGATATTCTGGCGAAGCTGGGAAAAACAGCTGATGCTGTCAAACATTGGAATCTGGCCATGGAAAAAGGGCCTGATTCGGACGAAAGTAAACAGAAATTGAAAAAGAAGATTGAGACAAAAAGTTATGTGGAATAA